In one window of Gadus chalcogrammus isolate NIFS_2021 chromosome 12, NIFS_Gcha_1.0, whole genome shotgun sequence DNA:
- the LOC130393779 gene encoding uncharacterized protein LOC130393779 isoform X3: MADPLRRTILAKLRGKKLKKGASAGGVYGCSAATAKKDGEELDCGPATERMSTYENFDNGALVEVGGFLFRKSKRVVFATACPRYEVSSRRMNPSSEEREPTSSRCRYRVNEDLLGVPLQRGVQFWDYGKDTILQEPYSLGKAGLPSGERVAGLHTPGKHFPRKYSVGDSIGFGENHNHNVSHTQLDSNSTEVVNAARISDLDTDSVCLDKEARVHRYGSSDRSLRMQHMAESVVAVNQRRHNADSNYDHNRPINTKSATCTTLINPTCDPSYCLTGSNTEETILIRNIESYESSEFSGKIRLINLQSPTYFPTESEINMSSLCATEGSPIRHSLDSEDEDYYDNEILPFYESVRNGANEMTRGKNHEVVQSRKDRCQGLRDISIQETDRLRSQLKEAYYLLINAMHDINLDVQQQHSDGKKQQTYSSSSSPSRDSLSVKNMDSDSWSSGGDQSPQRLSDSNPNLLCVSGTPGSWCRGSSPLDSISPLDSSSLGNLLSFTSSSGPPIPRSASDGAISYHHCRRGPVAMCEGAADSGSPDVCEDLAVVEPTGPEVQKEGRGGHQAANQEATSSNEQPQDGVGNSCRMLYASGGSFASLTGSSDNTNADTPLPDAPKDPTGAQTLAAPTCTLARQGHHHGVTVNKMQEWMHKGPLLSSEMKQRIEGSSSSSSSTSSSSPPAGHKAWEQEAIRGAQRVKPLGHGGDKPVPKSPRQSTASSPQQHPVPDENAQGREPNQRPNEPPGCRSMLNSITVSKKRNWLQQSSLGRVHGVEEPLGDLGADEEGGQAPRDQPLIRPSSSPELLMPPGVSSSRPVRFHLPQARVTPQIRCIDPAEENDADDEGEIWYNPIPEDEEPAQVTKNNPPSRRPVASPPQESQAPKRRPSRCWDGGSCRTPDTSTNTARPERLREGGGLAFIAGGGEGGDGSQGNATHSIDTPHLHRQMLSCKSQEEAGASGSRATEGSDDPQAAGFSPPSSPNPAKKPSSLNWSFPDKIKSPRTVRKISMKMKRLPELSRKLSVKGYPSNGNSSSGGGNRGSQSETRANSFRLKSSGPEAMANSSRHPRFSTPGGGGEASHNVISRYHLDSSVSTQHNYGKKENSGVSKSAIKGGYLSDGDTPELVAKSGKRGCTEGSGRKCKELGPGSVGAEKAIWGTGTAAGGGGPPKLHGTELDIDAFRPYSFSLQPKCSQYISGLMSLHFYGAEDLKLPRVDSRDVYCAIQVDSVNKARTALLTCRTSFLEMDHTFNIELENAQHLKLVVFSWESAPKQRNRVCCHGMVVLPALFRVTRSHQLTVKLEPRGLIYVKLNLMEHWQNSLDGGWDGSRERRVFGVEAWRVVERESTGLLVPLLIHKCITEIENRGCQVVGLYRLCGSAVVKKELREAFERDSLATELCENTYPDINVITGNCSHQHHGYNDHSKGMLALTVCKNFEEFSVCS; this comes from the exons ATGGCTGATCCTCTGCGGAGGACTATACTTGCGAAACTTCGGGGAAAGAAATTGAAGAAAGGAGCGTCAGCCGGTGGTGTATACGGTTGTTCGGCTGCTACTGCAAAGAAGGACGGGGAAG AGCTGGACTGTGGACCGGCGACTGAAAGAATGAGTACCTACGAGAATTTTGACAACGGGGCGTTAGTAGAAGTCGGGGGTTTTCTTTTCCGGAAGTCGAAACGTGTGGTCTTTGCAACTGCTTGTCCCCGCTACGAGGTTTCTAGTCGTCGCATGAACCCCAGtagcgaggagagagagccgACCAGCAGCAGGTGTAGATATCGGGTTAATGAGGATCTCCTGGGGGTCCCACTTCAAAGAGGTGTGCAGTTTTGGGACTATGGTAAGGATACGATCCTTCAGGAGCCATATTCTTTAGGCAAAGCGGGGCTGCCCAGTGGGGAACGCGTCGCAGGTCTGCACACACCGGGAAAACACTTTCCGCGGAAGTACAGCGTAGGCGATTCAATTGGTTTTGGGGAAAACCACAACCATAACGTCTCCCATACACAATTGGACTCAAATAGTACAGAAGTTGTCAATGCCGCCCGCATCTCTGACCTCGATACTGACAGCGTATGTTTGGACAAAGAAGCAAGAGTTCATAGATATGGAAGCAGCGATCGTTCTTTAAGAATGCAGCACATGGCGGAGAGTGTTGTGGCTGTAAACCAGCGTCGACATAACGCCGATTCTAATTATGACCATAACCGACCCATAAATACAAAATCTGCAACGTGCACCACACTCATAAATCCAACTTGTGACCCAAGCTATTGCCTCACAGGAAGTAATACCGAGGAGACCATTTTAATCAGAAACATTGAGAGCTATGAAAGCTCAGAGTTCTCTGGCAAAATCAGGTTGATCAACCTTCAGAGCCCAACCTATTTCCCTACGGAATCAGAAATAAACATGTCATCGCTGTGTGCAACAGAAGGGTCCCCCATTCGCCACTCTTTGGACAGTGAAGACGAGGACTACTACGATAACGAAATACTGCCCTTTTACGAAAGTGTGAGAAATGGTGCAAATGAGATGACACGTGGGAAGAACCATGAAGTGGTCCAAAGCAGGAAGGATAGATGCCAGGGGTTGAGGGACATCAGCATCCAAGAGACCGACCGGCTCCGGAGCCAGCTGAAAGAGGCCTATTATCTCCTCATCAATGCCATGCATGATATCAACCTGgacgtgcagcagcagcatagTGATGGTAAGAAGCAGCAGACGTACTCCTCTAGCAGCAGCCCCTCCAGGGACAGCCTCTCGGTAAAGAATATGGACAGCGACTCCTGGTCGTCGGGGGGGGACCAAAGCCCCCAGCGGTTGTCGGACtccaaccccaacctgctctgCGTCAGCGGGACGCCTGGGTCCTGGTGCAGGGGCAGTAGCCCCCTAGACAGCATCAGCCCCCTGGACAGCAGCAGCCTGGGgaacctcctctccttcaccagCTCCTCGGGACCGCCCATACCACGCTCGGCTAGCGACGGCGCTATCAGCTATCACCACTGTAGAAGAGGGCCTGTGGCCATGTGTGAGGGCGCAGCCGACAGCGGGAGTCCTGATGTGTGTGAGGACTTGGCTGTGGTGGAGCCTACGGGGCCAGAGGTTcagaaggagggaagaggaggccaCCAGGCTGCTAACCAAGAGGCCACCAGCAGCAATGAGCAGCCTCAGGACGGTGTGGGCAATTCATGCCGGATGCTGTACGCGAGCGGGGGCTCCTTTGCCAGCCTCACAGGGTCATCCGACAACACTAACGCAGACACCCCCCTGCCTGATGCCCCCAAGGATCCCACAGGTGCACAGACTCTGGCTGCCCCCACCTGCACCTTGGCTAGACAGGGTCACCACCATGGTGTCACGGTGAACAAGATGCAGGAATGGATGCATAAGGGCCCCCTGCTGTCGTCGGAGATGAAGCAGCGCATCGAGGGTTCGTCATCATCCTCCTcgtctacctcctcctccagcccgcCAGCGGGGCACAAGGCATGGGAGCAGGAGGCCATTCGTGGGGCCCAAAGGGTGAAACCGCTGGGTCACGGCGGGGACAAGCCGGTTCCCAAGTCCCCCCGGCAGTCCACTGCGTCGTCGCCACAGCAACATCCAG tTCCCGATGAGAATGCACAGGGCCGCGAGCCAAACCAACGACCCAATGAGCCGCCCGGTTGTCGGTCGATGCTCAACTCCATTACTGTCTCCAAGAAGCGCAACTGGCTGCAGCAAAGCTCGCTGGGGAGGGTCCATGGGGTCGAGGAGCCCCTTGGTGATCTTGGGGCtgatgaggagggaggacagGCCCCACGTGACCAGCCTCTCATTCGTCCCAGTTCTTCCCCTGAACTCCTGATGCCCCCAGGGGTTTCATCGTCACGCCCAGTGCGTTTTCACCTGCCGCAG GCCCGGGTCACACCACAGATCCGGTGCATTGACCCGGCTGAAGAAAACGATGCAGATGACGAGGGTGAGATCTGGTACAACCCCATCCCTGAGGACGAAGAACCAGCTCAGGTGACCAAAAACAACCCCCCCTCTAGGAGACCAGTGGCCTCACCTCCGCAGGAGAGCCAAGCCCCAAAGAGGAGGCCAAGCAGGTGCTGGGATGGAGGCTCCTGTAGGACGCCagacacctccaccaacacgGCCCGGCCAGAGAGGCTTAGGGAAGGCGGGGGCCTGGCCTTCATTGCTggcggaggtgaaggaggagatgggagcCAGGGAAATGCCACACATTCCATAGATACACCACATCTGCACAGGCAGATGCTTTCTTGCAAATCtcaggaggaggcgggggctTCCGGCAGCAGAGCAACGG AAGGCTCGGATGATCCCCAGGCAGCTGGGTTCTCGCCTCCCTCCAGCCCCAACCCAGCCAAGAAGCCCAGTTCCCTGAACTGGTCCTTCCCTGACAAGATCAAGTCCCCACGCACGGTCAGGAAAATCTCCATGAAGATGAAGAGGCTTCCGGAGCTGAGTCGTAAGCTTAGCGTCAAGGGGTACCCCAGcaacggcaacagcagcagtggcGGGGGCAACagaggcagccaatcagagaccagGGCCAACTCCTTTAGGCTGAAAAGCTCGGGTCCCGAGGCTATGGCAAACTCCTCGAGACATCCCAGGTTCTCTACGcccggtggaggaggggaggcgagCCACAACGTTATCTCACGCTACCACCTGGACAGCAGTGTCTCCACCCAGCACAACTACGGCAAGAAGGAGAACAGTGGCGTGTCCAAGTCGGCCATTAAAGGTGGCTATCTCAGTGACGGAGACACCCCCGAGCTGGTCGCCAAGTCTGGGAAGCGCGGCTGCACGGAGGGCAGTGGGCGGAAGTGTAAGGAGTTGGGTCCCGGGAGTGTGGGAGCCGAAAAGGCGATTTGGGGCACGGGGACTGCTGCCGGAGGGGGGGGCCCTCCAAAGCTGCACGGAACTGAGCTAGACATCGACGCCTTCCGCCCATACAGTTTCAGCCTGCAGCCAAAGTGCAGCCAGTACATCTCGGGGCTGATGAGCCTACACTTCTATGGCGCAGAGGATCTGAAGCTACCGCGCGTGGACTCACGTGATGTCTACTGTGCCATACAGGTGGACTCTGTTAACAAGGCACGAACTGCCCTGCTCACCTGCCGCACCAGCTTCCTGGAGATGGACCACACGTTTAACATCGAGCTGGAGAACGCCCAGCACCTCAAGCTGGTGGTGTTCAGCTGGGAATCAGCGCCCAAGCAGCGCAACCGCGTCTGCTGCCACGGCATGGTTGTGCTGCCGGCGCTTTTCCGCGTAACACGCAGCCACCAGCTGACCGTGAAGCTGGAGCCACGTGGGCTGATCTACGTTAAGCTTAACCTCATGGAGCACTGGCAGAACTCACTGGACGGGGGTTGGGACGGCAGCCGGGAGCGCCGGGTGTTTGGCGTGGAGGCGTGGCGCGTGGTGGAGCGGGAGAGCACGGGGCTCCTGGTGCCACTGCTCATACACAAGTGCATCACTGAGATCGAGAATAGAGGCTGCCAG GTGGTGGGTCTCTACCGTCTTTGTGGTTCGGCGGTGGTGAAGAAGGAGCTACGGGAGGCGTTTGAGCGAGACAGCCTTGCCACAGAGCTGTGTGAGAACACCTATCCCGACATCAATGTCATCACAGGTAACTGTAGTCATCAACACCATGGTTATAACGATCACAGCAAAGGCATGCTTGCATTGACTGTCTGCAAAAATTTCGAGGAGTTTTCTGTTTGTAGTTAA
- the LOC130393779 gene encoding uncharacterized protein LOC130393779 isoform X1 produces MADPLRRTILAKLRGKKLKKGASAGGVYGCSAATAKKDGEGKDIVLLQQQKIETDSIFFITELDCGPATERMSTYENFDNGALVEVGGFLFRKSKRVVFATACPRYEVSSRRMNPSSEEREPTSSRCRYRVNEDLLGVPLQRGVQFWDYGKDTILQEPYSLGKAGLPSGERVAGLHTPGKHFPRKYSVGDSIGFGENHNHNVSHTQLDSNSTEVVNAARISDLDTDSVCLDKEARVHRYGSSDRSLRMQHMAESVVAVNQRRHNADSNYDHNRPINTKSATCTTLINPTCDPSYCLTGSNTEETILIRNIESYESSEFSGKIRLINLQSPTYFPTESEINMSSLCATEGSPIRHSLDSEDEDYYDNEILPFYESVRNGANEMTRGKNHEVVQSRKDRCQGLRDISIQETDRLRSQLKEAYYLLINAMHDINLDVQQQHSDGKKQQTYSSSSSPSRDSLSVKNMDSDSWSSGGDQSPQRLSDSNPNLLCVSGTPGSWCRGSSPLDSISPLDSSSLGNLLSFTSSSGPPIPRSASDGAISYHHCRRGPVAMCEGAADSGSPDVCEDLAVVEPTGPEVQKEGRGGHQAANQEATSSNEQPQDGVGNSCRMLYASGGSFASLTGSSDNTNADTPLPDAPKDPTGAQTLAAPTCTLARQGHHHGVTVNKMQEWMHKGPLLSSEMKQRIEGSSSSSSSTSSSSPPAGHKAWEQEAIRGAQRVKPLGHGGDKPVPKSPRQSTASSPQQHPVPDENAQGREPNQRPNEPPGCRSMLNSITVSKKRNWLQQSSLGRVHGVEEPLGDLGADEEGGQAPRDQPLIRPSSSPELLMPPGVSSSRPVRFHLPQARVTPQIRCIDPAEENDADDEGEIWYNPIPEDEEPAQVTKNNPPSRRPVASPPQESQAPKRRPSRCWDGGSCRTPDTSTNTARPERLREGGGLAFIAGGGEGGDGSQGNATHSIDTPHLHRQMLSCKSQEEAGASGSRATEGSDDPQAAGFSPPSSPNPAKKPSSLNWSFPDKIKSPRTVRKISMKMKRLPELSRKLSVKGYPSNGNSSSGGGNRGSQSETRANSFRLKSSGPEAMANSSRHPRFSTPGGGGEASHNVISRYHLDSSVSTQHNYGKKENSGVSKSAIKGGYLSDGDTPELVAKSGKRGCTEGSGRKCKELGPGSVGAEKAIWGTGTAAGGGGPPKLHGTELDIDAFRPYSFSLQPKCSQYISGLMSLHFYGAEDLKLPRVDSRDVYCAIQVDSVNKARTALLTCRTSFLEMDHTFNIELENAQHLKLVVFSWESAPKQRNRVCCHGMVVLPALFRVTRSHQLTVKLEPRGLIYVKLNLMEHWQNSLDGGWDGSRERRVFGVEAWRVVERESTGLLVPLLIHKCITEIENRGCQVVGLYRLCGSAVVKKELREAFERDSLATELCENTYPDINVITGNCSHQHHGYNDHSKGMLALTVCKNFEEFSVCS; encoded by the exons ATGGCTGATCCTCTGCGGAGGACTATACTTGCGAAACTTCGGGGAAAGAAATTGAAGAAAGGAGCGTCAGCCGGTGGTGTATACGGTTGTTCGGCTGCTACTGCAAAGAAGGACGGGGAAGGTAAAGACATAGTACTTCTGCAACAGCAAAAAATTGAGACTGACTCGATATTCTTTATTACAGAGCTGGACTGTGGACCGGCGACTGAAAGAATGAGTACCTACGAGAATTTTGACAACGGGGCGTTAGTAGAAGTCGGGGGTTTTCTTTTCCGGAAGTCGAAACGTGTGGTCTTTGCAACTGCTTGTCCCCGCTACGAGGTTTCTAGTCGTCGCATGAACCCCAGtagcgaggagagagagccgACCAGCAGCAGGTGTAGATATCGGGTTAATGAGGATCTCCTGGGGGTCCCACTTCAAAGAGGTGTGCAGTTTTGGGACTATGGTAAGGATACGATCCTTCAGGAGCCATATTCTTTAGGCAAAGCGGGGCTGCCCAGTGGGGAACGCGTCGCAGGTCTGCACACACCGGGAAAACACTTTCCGCGGAAGTACAGCGTAGGCGATTCAATTGGTTTTGGGGAAAACCACAACCATAACGTCTCCCATACACAATTGGACTCAAATAGTACAGAAGTTGTCAATGCCGCCCGCATCTCTGACCTCGATACTGACAGCGTATGTTTGGACAAAGAAGCAAGAGTTCATAGATATGGAAGCAGCGATCGTTCTTTAAGAATGCAGCACATGGCGGAGAGTGTTGTGGCTGTAAACCAGCGTCGACATAACGCCGATTCTAATTATGACCATAACCGACCCATAAATACAAAATCTGCAACGTGCACCACACTCATAAATCCAACTTGTGACCCAAGCTATTGCCTCACAGGAAGTAATACCGAGGAGACCATTTTAATCAGAAACATTGAGAGCTATGAAAGCTCAGAGTTCTCTGGCAAAATCAGGTTGATCAACCTTCAGAGCCCAACCTATTTCCCTACGGAATCAGAAATAAACATGTCATCGCTGTGTGCAACAGAAGGGTCCCCCATTCGCCACTCTTTGGACAGTGAAGACGAGGACTACTACGATAACGAAATACTGCCCTTTTACGAAAGTGTGAGAAATGGTGCAAATGAGATGACACGTGGGAAGAACCATGAAGTGGTCCAAAGCAGGAAGGATAGATGCCAGGGGTTGAGGGACATCAGCATCCAAGAGACCGACCGGCTCCGGAGCCAGCTGAAAGAGGCCTATTATCTCCTCATCAATGCCATGCATGATATCAACCTGgacgtgcagcagcagcatagTGATGGTAAGAAGCAGCAGACGTACTCCTCTAGCAGCAGCCCCTCCAGGGACAGCCTCTCGGTAAAGAATATGGACAGCGACTCCTGGTCGTCGGGGGGGGACCAAAGCCCCCAGCGGTTGTCGGACtccaaccccaacctgctctgCGTCAGCGGGACGCCTGGGTCCTGGTGCAGGGGCAGTAGCCCCCTAGACAGCATCAGCCCCCTGGACAGCAGCAGCCTGGGgaacctcctctccttcaccagCTCCTCGGGACCGCCCATACCACGCTCGGCTAGCGACGGCGCTATCAGCTATCACCACTGTAGAAGAGGGCCTGTGGCCATGTGTGAGGGCGCAGCCGACAGCGGGAGTCCTGATGTGTGTGAGGACTTGGCTGTGGTGGAGCCTACGGGGCCAGAGGTTcagaaggagggaagaggaggccaCCAGGCTGCTAACCAAGAGGCCACCAGCAGCAATGAGCAGCCTCAGGACGGTGTGGGCAATTCATGCCGGATGCTGTACGCGAGCGGGGGCTCCTTTGCCAGCCTCACAGGGTCATCCGACAACACTAACGCAGACACCCCCCTGCCTGATGCCCCCAAGGATCCCACAGGTGCACAGACTCTGGCTGCCCCCACCTGCACCTTGGCTAGACAGGGTCACCACCATGGTGTCACGGTGAACAAGATGCAGGAATGGATGCATAAGGGCCCCCTGCTGTCGTCGGAGATGAAGCAGCGCATCGAGGGTTCGTCATCATCCTCCTcgtctacctcctcctccagcccgcCAGCGGGGCACAAGGCATGGGAGCAGGAGGCCATTCGTGGGGCCCAAAGGGTGAAACCGCTGGGTCACGGCGGGGACAAGCCGGTTCCCAAGTCCCCCCGGCAGTCCACTGCGTCGTCGCCACAGCAACATCCAG tTCCCGATGAGAATGCACAGGGCCGCGAGCCAAACCAACGACCCAATGAGCCGCCCGGTTGTCGGTCGATGCTCAACTCCATTACTGTCTCCAAGAAGCGCAACTGGCTGCAGCAAAGCTCGCTGGGGAGGGTCCATGGGGTCGAGGAGCCCCTTGGTGATCTTGGGGCtgatgaggagggaggacagGCCCCACGTGACCAGCCTCTCATTCGTCCCAGTTCTTCCCCTGAACTCCTGATGCCCCCAGGGGTTTCATCGTCACGCCCAGTGCGTTTTCACCTGCCGCAG GCCCGGGTCACACCACAGATCCGGTGCATTGACCCGGCTGAAGAAAACGATGCAGATGACGAGGGTGAGATCTGGTACAACCCCATCCCTGAGGACGAAGAACCAGCTCAGGTGACCAAAAACAACCCCCCCTCTAGGAGACCAGTGGCCTCACCTCCGCAGGAGAGCCAAGCCCCAAAGAGGAGGCCAAGCAGGTGCTGGGATGGAGGCTCCTGTAGGACGCCagacacctccaccaacacgGCCCGGCCAGAGAGGCTTAGGGAAGGCGGGGGCCTGGCCTTCATTGCTggcggaggtgaaggaggagatgggagcCAGGGAAATGCCACACATTCCATAGATACACCACATCTGCACAGGCAGATGCTTTCTTGCAAATCtcaggaggaggcgggggctTCCGGCAGCAGAGCAACGG AAGGCTCGGATGATCCCCAGGCAGCTGGGTTCTCGCCTCCCTCCAGCCCCAACCCAGCCAAGAAGCCCAGTTCCCTGAACTGGTCCTTCCCTGACAAGATCAAGTCCCCACGCACGGTCAGGAAAATCTCCATGAAGATGAAGAGGCTTCCGGAGCTGAGTCGTAAGCTTAGCGTCAAGGGGTACCCCAGcaacggcaacagcagcagtggcGGGGGCAACagaggcagccaatcagagaccagGGCCAACTCCTTTAGGCTGAAAAGCTCGGGTCCCGAGGCTATGGCAAACTCCTCGAGACATCCCAGGTTCTCTACGcccggtggaggaggggaggcgagCCACAACGTTATCTCACGCTACCACCTGGACAGCAGTGTCTCCACCCAGCACAACTACGGCAAGAAGGAGAACAGTGGCGTGTCCAAGTCGGCCATTAAAGGTGGCTATCTCAGTGACGGAGACACCCCCGAGCTGGTCGCCAAGTCTGGGAAGCGCGGCTGCACGGAGGGCAGTGGGCGGAAGTGTAAGGAGTTGGGTCCCGGGAGTGTGGGAGCCGAAAAGGCGATTTGGGGCACGGGGACTGCTGCCGGAGGGGGGGGCCCTCCAAAGCTGCACGGAACTGAGCTAGACATCGACGCCTTCCGCCCATACAGTTTCAGCCTGCAGCCAAAGTGCAGCCAGTACATCTCGGGGCTGATGAGCCTACACTTCTATGGCGCAGAGGATCTGAAGCTACCGCGCGTGGACTCACGTGATGTCTACTGTGCCATACAGGTGGACTCTGTTAACAAGGCACGAACTGCCCTGCTCACCTGCCGCACCAGCTTCCTGGAGATGGACCACACGTTTAACATCGAGCTGGAGAACGCCCAGCACCTCAAGCTGGTGGTGTTCAGCTGGGAATCAGCGCCCAAGCAGCGCAACCGCGTCTGCTGCCACGGCATGGTTGTGCTGCCGGCGCTTTTCCGCGTAACACGCAGCCACCAGCTGACCGTGAAGCTGGAGCCACGTGGGCTGATCTACGTTAAGCTTAACCTCATGGAGCACTGGCAGAACTCACTGGACGGGGGTTGGGACGGCAGCCGGGAGCGCCGGGTGTTTGGCGTGGAGGCGTGGCGCGTGGTGGAGCGGGAGAGCACGGGGCTCCTGGTGCCACTGCTCATACACAAGTGCATCACTGAGATCGAGAATAGAGGCTGCCAG GTGGTGGGTCTCTACCGTCTTTGTGGTTCGGCGGTGGTGAAGAAGGAGCTACGGGAGGCGTTTGAGCGAGACAGCCTTGCCACAGAGCTGTGTGAGAACACCTATCCCGACATCAATGTCATCACAGGTAACTGTAGTCATCAACACCATGGTTATAACGATCACAGCAAAGGCATGCTTGCATTGACTGTCTGCAAAAATTTCGAGGAGTTTTCTGTTTGTAGTTAA